The following coding sequences lie in one Sinorhizobium fredii USDA 257 genomic window:
- the rsiB1 gene encoding PhyR-type response regulator RsiB1 encodes MTLSTRIAPFLPYLRRYSRALTGSQTSGDAYVAAVLEALIADTSVFPDASSDRVALFRLFTSLFGSSSVLVPEPVSPFAWEQRASVNLAAVSPVARQAFLLVSVEGFTPQEAAEVLDVDAAKLTSLLDRASQEISRQVATDIMIIEDEPLIAIDIEQMVESLGHRVTGIARTKDEAIALFKTTEPGMVLADIQLADGSSGIDAVNEILKTSAVPVIFITAFPERLLTGERPEPTFLVTKPFNPEMVKALISQALFFNESTKAAA; translated from the coding sequence ATGACACTGTCCACCCGCATCGCTCCATTTCTTCCCTATCTGCGCCGCTACTCGCGCGCCCTGACCGGGTCTCAGACATCGGGGGACGCCTATGTCGCGGCGGTGCTCGAAGCACTGATCGCCGATACCTCCGTCTTCCCAGATGCCAGCAGCGACCGGGTCGCCTTGTTTCGTCTCTTCACCTCGCTGTTCGGTTCTTCGTCGGTCCTCGTCCCCGAACCCGTTTCGCCCTTTGCCTGGGAGCAGCGCGCCTCCGTCAATCTTGCTGCCGTCTCTCCGGTCGCGCGCCAGGCTTTCCTGCTCGTATCCGTCGAAGGCTTCACTCCTCAAGAGGCCGCGGAAGTCCTCGACGTCGATGCGGCCAAGCTGACCTCCCTGCTCGACCGTGCTTCGCAGGAAATATCCCGCCAGGTTGCAACCGACATCATGATCATCGAAGACGAGCCGCTGATCGCCATCGACATCGAACAGATGGTCGAAAGTCTCGGCCATCGGGTGACGGGCATCGCGCGGACCAAGGACGAGGCCATTGCGCTTTTCAAGACGACCGAACCGGGAATGGTGCTCGCCGATATCCAGCTCGCCGACGGCAGTTCCGGTATCGATGCGGTCAACGAAATCCTCAAGACCAGCGCGGTACCGGTGATATTCATCACCGCTTTCCCCGAGCGGCTTCTGACCGGCGAAAGGCCGGAGCCGACATTTTTGGTGACGAAGCCTTTCAATCCCGAAATGGTCAAGGCGCTGATCAGCCAGGCGCTGTTCTTCAACGAATCGACGAAGGCTGCTGCCTAA
- a CDS encoding FGGY-family carbohydrate kinase yields the protein MREYVVAVDIGTGSARAGIFDRKGALLARADQSIAMNRPEENHAEHDSEDIWAAVCEAVRAAREKAEIGAQSIAAIGFDATCSLVVRDRNGAPLSINRRGEPRWDTIVWLDHRALAEADFCTATKHPVLDHSGRVMSPEMEMPKLMWLKRNLPRQWEKAGYFFDLADYMSWRATGSAARSRCTLTAKWNYLAHKERGWQQDYLERIGLQDLLERGGLPEETLPMEHAVGNLTATAAAELGLNTECCVAPGLIDAYAGALGVLGEFAGDPAKLERQLALIAGTSSCIVAFSKDMKPGFGMWGPYFEAVLPGFWLIEGGQSATGALLDHVVRLHGGGLQPTAETHKKIIERVQELRDEHGDVFADRLQVLPDFHGNRSPLADPHALGVISGLALDSSFDALCRLYWRTCVAIALGIRHILEMMKEAGYDLDTLHVTGGHVRNPLLMELYSDATGCRVVVPQAPDAVLLGTAMAAAVAGNLYPDLAHAGGAMASAGQERLPNPARRDLYNRDYRRFLALYRHRAELESIE from the coding sequence ATGCGCGAATATGTCGTCGCGGTCGATATCGGAACCGGCAGCGCCCGTGCCGGCATCTTCGACCGGAAGGGTGCGCTTCTGGCTCGGGCGGACCAGTCCATTGCCATGAACCGCCCCGAGGAGAACCACGCCGAGCACGATTCGGAGGATATCTGGGCGGCCGTCTGCGAAGCGGTGCGGGCGGCGCGCGAGAAGGCGGAAATAGGCGCTCAGAGCATCGCGGCAATCGGCTTCGATGCCACCTGTTCGCTGGTGGTGCGCGACCGTAACGGCGCGCCGCTCTCGATCAACCGCCGGGGCGAGCCGCGCTGGGATACGATCGTCTGGCTCGACCACCGGGCGCTGGCGGAGGCGGACTTCTGTACGGCTACCAAGCATCCGGTCCTCGATCATTCCGGCCGGGTGATGTCGCCGGAGATGGAGATGCCGAAGCTGATGTGGCTGAAGCGAAACCTGCCGCGTCAATGGGAGAAGGCAGGCTATTTCTTCGATCTTGCGGACTATATGTCCTGGCGGGCGACGGGGAGCGCGGCGCGGTCGCGCTGCACGCTGACGGCGAAATGGAACTATCTCGCCCACAAGGAGCGCGGCTGGCAGCAGGACTATCTGGAACGGATCGGGCTTCAGGACCTTCTCGAGCGCGGCGGTTTGCCTGAGGAGACGCTGCCGATGGAGCACGCCGTCGGGAATCTCACGGCGACCGCAGCCGCAGAACTCGGCCTCAATACCGAATGCTGCGTCGCGCCGGGATTGATCGACGCCTATGCGGGCGCGCTTGGAGTGCTCGGAGAGTTCGCCGGCGATCCGGCGAAGCTCGAACGTCAGTTGGCACTGATCGCCGGCACGTCGAGCTGCATCGTCGCCTTCTCGAAGGACATGAAGCCGGGCTTCGGCATGTGGGGGCCGTATTTTGAGGCGGTGCTGCCCGGCTTCTGGCTGATCGAGGGCGGGCAATCGGCGACGGGCGCGTTGCTCGATCACGTCGTGCGGCTGCACGGGGGCGGGTTGCAGCCGACGGCCGAAACCCACAAAAAGATCATTGAGCGCGTGCAGGAATTGCGCGACGAGCACGGCGACGTCTTCGCCGATCGCTTGCAGGTCCTTCCCGATTTTCACGGCAATCGCTCGCCTCTTGCCGATCCGCATGCGCTGGGCGTCATCAGCGGCCTGGCGCTCGATTCGTCGTTCGACGCACTTTGCCGCCTCTATTGGCGCACGTGCGTGGCCATCGCGCTCGGCATCCGCCACATCCTCGAGATGATGAAGGAGGCGGGCTACGACCTCGATACGCTGCACGTGACCGGCGGCCACGTGCGCAATCCTCTCTTGATGGAACTTTACTCCGACGCCACCGGCTGCCGGGTGGTGGTGCCCCAGGCGCCGGATGCCGTTCTGCTCGGGACGGCCATGGCCGCCGCGGTGGCTGGCAACCTCTATCCCGACCTCGCGCATGCGGGTGGTGCGATGGCCTCGGCCGGGCAGGAGCGGCTTCCGAATCCGGCGCGGCGCGATCTCTATAACCGCGATTATCGACGCTTTCTGGCGCTCTATCGCCACCGGGCCGAGCTGGAGTCGATCGAATAG
- a CDS encoding HAD family hydrolase, producing MAEHASRLVIFDCDGVLVDSEPISLGVLVESLNAAGVSMTTEEASERFLGRSLQSMSAILHDEYGLATDNAFLEAMRMRLYARFRQELRAVPGIRQAVEQLDGASCVASSSQPERIRLSLTVTGLIDLFEPHIFSATMVARGKPAPDLFLHASAEMGYVPADCIVVEDSPAGIEAAKAAGMRVFAFAGASHARNERHRQVLASLGPDVLFDDMDELIQFVRQ from the coding sequence ATGGCGGAGCACGCCTCCAGACTGGTCATTTTCGACTGCGACGGCGTGCTTGTGGATAGCGAACCGATCTCGCTCGGCGTGCTGGTCGAGTCTCTGAATGCGGCCGGCGTTTCGATGACGACGGAGGAGGCGAGCGAGCGCTTCCTCGGCCGCAGCCTCCAGAGCATGTCGGCAATCCTGCATGACGAATACGGGCTTGCGACCGACAACGCATTTCTCGAAGCGATGAGGATGCGGCTCTATGCGCGGTTCCGACAGGAGCTGAGGGCGGTTCCCGGCATACGCCAGGCGGTCGAGCAGCTTGATGGGGCCAGCTGCGTCGCTTCTTCAAGCCAGCCGGAGCGTATTCGTCTGTCGCTGACGGTGACAGGTCTCATCGATCTCTTCGAGCCGCATATCTTCAGCGCCACCATGGTGGCGCGCGGCAAGCCGGCGCCCGATCTCTTCCTGCATGCGAGTGCTGAAATGGGCTATGTCCCGGCCGACTGCATCGTGGTCGAGGACAGTCCGGCCGGTATCGAGGCGGCCAAGGCGGCGGGCATGCGGGTCTTTGCCTTCGCGGGCGCCAGCCATGCCCGGAACGAGCGGCACCGGCAGGTGCTCGCCAGTCTCGGGCCCGACGTGCTGTTTGACGACATGGACGAATTGATACAGTTTGTCCGTCAATAG
- a CDS encoding mannitol dehydrogenase family protein: MTTKLSLATLDAIKARAGVPNYDRHDLRAGIVHFGVGNFHRAHQAVYLDDLFTLGRDHDWAIIGAGVLPSDEAMRAKLEAQDFLTTVVEQDNNRTGAHVTGAMIAYLKPGDVPTIVAQLASPHIRIVSLTITEGGYFIDPASGEFNPAHPAIVEDARNPTSPKTVFGLILAGLAERRARGIPPFTVMSCDNIPGNGEVTHAAVSGLARLSDPAFADWIDANVAFPNGMVDRITPATGPREIGIVASDYGIEDAWPVFCEEFKQWVLEDNFPQGRPALEEVGVQFVPDVAPYEHMKIRILNGGHAAIAYPAALLDIHVVHEAMEEPLLRAFLAKLEHEEIIPVIPPVPNTDLKDYYKLIETRFANPKIGDTIARLAQDGSNRQPKFILPSAADRLRRGEDVTGLSLVSALWCRYFAGNSDSGKDIVFNDASADRLHAAALAAKDDPMAFLALSDIFGEVAQSDLFRRRFAHALKTLWEKGTRATLQLYLDGKLEE, translated from the coding sequence ATGACGACCAAACTCTCGCTTGCCACGCTCGATGCGATCAAGGCCAGGGCCGGCGTTCCGAATTACGATCGGCATGATCTTCGAGCCGGCATCGTCCATTTCGGCGTCGGCAACTTTCATCGCGCGCATCAGGCCGTCTATCTCGACGATCTCTTCACCCTGGGCCGCGATCATGACTGGGCGATCATCGGCGCAGGCGTCCTTCCATCGGACGAGGCGATGCGCGCCAAGCTCGAGGCGCAGGACTTCCTGACCACCGTGGTCGAGCAAGACAACAACCGCACCGGCGCGCATGTCACCGGTGCGATGATCGCCTATCTCAAGCCGGGCGATGTTCCGACCATCGTGGCGCAACTGGCGAGCCCGCATATTCGGATCGTTTCGCTGACCATTACCGAGGGCGGCTATTTCATCGACCCGGCCTCGGGCGAGTTCAATCCGGCCCACCCGGCGATTGTCGAGGATGCCCGGAACCCCACATCGCCGAAGACGGTCTTCGGTCTCATCCTGGCGGGCCTCGCCGAGCGCAGGGCGCGGGGCATACCGCCCTTCACCGTCATGTCCTGCGACAATATTCCCGGCAATGGCGAAGTGACCCATGCGGCCGTTTCTGGCCTGGCACGGCTGTCGGACCCGGCTTTCGCCGACTGGATCGATGCCAATGTCGCCTTTCCGAACGGCATGGTCGATCGCATCACGCCGGCGACGGGGCCCCGCGAGATCGGTATCGTCGCTTCGGACTACGGCATCGAGGACGCATGGCCGGTCTTTTGCGAGGAGTTCAAGCAATGGGTGCTGGAGGACAATTTCCCTCAAGGTCGCCCCGCGCTTGAGGAAGTCGGCGTGCAGTTCGTACCCGATGTCGCACCCTACGAACACATGAAGATCCGCATCCTCAACGGCGGCCATGCGGCGATCGCCTATCCGGCGGCACTGCTCGACATCCATGTCGTGCACGAGGCGATGGAGGAGCCGCTGCTCCGCGCCTTCCTGGCAAAGCTCGAGCACGAGGAAATCATCCCGGTCATTCCGCCGGTGCCGAATACGGACCTCAAGGACTACTACAAGCTCATCGAGACGCGCTTCGCCAATCCGAAGATCGGCGATACGATCGCGCGGCTGGCGCAGGACGGTTCGAACCGGCAGCCGAAATTCATCCTGCCGTCGGCGGCCGATCGCCTGCGTCGCGGCGAGGACGTCACCGGACTATCGCTGGTCTCGGCGCTCTGGTGCCGCTACTTCGCCGGCAATTCCGACAGCGGCAAGGATATCGTGTTCAACGATGCGAGCGCCGACCGACTGCATGCGGCGGCACTTGCGGCCAAGGACGATCCGATGGCCTTCCTCGCGCTTTCCGACATTTTCGGGGAGGTTGCGCAGTCCGATCTATTCCGCCGTCGCTTCGCCCATGCCTTGAAAACACTGTGGGAAAAGGGTACGCGCGCCACGCTGCAACTTTATCTGGACGGCAAACTCGAGGAATAG
- a CDS encoding L-iditol 2-dehydrogenase: MKRLEGKSALITGSARGIGRAFAEAYVREGATVAIADINMERARQTASEIGSAAYAVEMDVTRQESIDAAIAAAVQQAGGLDILVNNAALFDLAPIVEITRASYERLFSINVSGALFTLQAAAKQMIAQGRGGKIINMASQAGRRGEALVAVYCATKAAVISLTQSAGLDLIKHRINVNAIAPGVVEGEHWDGVDALFAKYENRPLGEKKRLVGEAVPYGRMGTAEDLTGMAIFLASSESDYVVAQTYNVDGGQWMS, translated from the coding sequence ATGAAACGTCTTGAAGGAAAGAGCGCGCTGATCACCGGGTCGGCGCGGGGAATCGGCCGCGCCTTTGCGGAAGCCTACGTGCGCGAAGGCGCCACCGTGGCGATAGCCGACATCAATATGGAAAGGGCAAGGCAGACCGCCTCGGAAATCGGGTCGGCAGCCTATGCGGTCGAGATGGATGTCACCCGGCAGGAGTCGATCGATGCGGCGATCGCCGCCGCCGTCCAGCAAGCCGGGGGCCTCGACATCCTCGTCAACAATGCCGCGCTCTTCGACCTCGCGCCGATCGTCGAGATCACGCGTGCGAGTTATGAGCGGCTCTTCTCGATCAATGTATCCGGCGCGCTCTTCACGCTGCAGGCGGCAGCCAAGCAGATGATCGCACAGGGCAGGGGCGGCAAGATCATCAATATGGCAAGCCAGGCGGGTCGGCGTGGTGAGGCCCTGGTTGCCGTTTACTGCGCCACCAAGGCGGCGGTCATCAGCCTCACCCAGTCCGCCGGGCTCGACCTTATCAAGCACCGCATCAACGTGAACGCGATCGCTCCCGGCGTCGTCGAGGGCGAGCACTGGGACGGCGTAGATGCGCTCTTCGCAAAGTACGAAAACCGACCGCTCGGCGAAAAGAAGCGGCTCGTCGGCGAGGCCGTTCCCTATGGCCGTATGGGCACTGCCGAGGATTTGACCGGCATGGCGATCTTCCTCGCCTCGTCGGAAAGCGACTACGTCGTGGCGCAGACCTATAACGTCGACGGCGGCCAATGGATGAGCTGA
- a CDS encoding ABC transporter ATP-binding protein, protein MGSITLKNVSKVFGAHAVIPSIDLDINDGEFVVFVGPSGCGKSTLLRLIAGLEDVSDGAIVIDGKNATELPPAKRGLSMVFQSYALYPHMSVRANIAFPLKMAGEDKAVIDKKVTDAARVLNLTDYLDRKPRQLSGGQRQRVAIGRAIVRQPEAFLFDEPLSNLDAALRVNMRLEISQLHQQLKTTMVYVTHDQVEAMTMADKIVVLNRGRIEQVGSPLDLYHRPDNLFVAGFIGSPKMNFISGGQAAGHQAHTIGIRPEHLVLSKDHGTWQGTVGVAEHLGSDTFLHVNADGIGTLTARVSGDFAVTHGDRVFLTPDPQRLHKFDEKGLAIR, encoded by the coding sequence ATGGGAAGCATTACACTCAAGAACGTCTCGAAGGTCTTTGGCGCCCACGCGGTGATCCCATCGATCGACCTCGATATCAACGACGGCGAGTTCGTCGTCTTCGTCGGCCCCTCCGGCTGCGGCAAGTCAACGCTGCTGAGACTGATTGCCGGACTCGAGGACGTCAGCGACGGCGCGATCGTCATCGACGGCAAGAACGCCACGGAGCTGCCGCCGGCAAAGCGCGGCCTTTCCATGGTGTTCCAGTCCTACGCGCTCTATCCGCATATGAGCGTGCGCGCCAACATCGCCTTTCCGCTGAAGATGGCGGGCGAGGACAAGGCGGTGATCGACAAGAAGGTGACGGATGCGGCCCGTGTGCTGAACCTCACCGACTATCTCGACCGCAAGCCGCGCCAGCTTTCCGGCGGCCAGCGCCAGCGCGTCGCGATCGGCCGGGCGATCGTCCGCCAGCCGGAGGCCTTCCTGTTCGACGAGCCGCTTTCGAACCTTGACGCGGCGCTGCGCGTCAACATGCGCCTCGAGATCAGCCAGCTTCACCAGCAACTAAAGACGACGATGGTCTACGTCACCCACGACCAGGTGGAGGCGATGACCATGGCTGACAAGATCGTCGTCCTGAACCGCGGTCGCATCGAGCAGGTGGGATCACCGCTCGATCTTTATCACCGGCCGGACAATCTCTTCGTCGCCGGCTTCATAGGCTCGCCGAAGATGAACTTCATTTCCGGCGGCCAGGCGGCCGGCCATCAGGCCCACACGATCGGCATCCGGCCGGAACACCTGGTGCTTTCGAAGGACCACGGCACCTGGCAGGGCACCGTGGGTGTGGCAGAGCATCTCGGCTCCGACACCTTCCTGCATGTGAACGCCGATGGCATCGGCACGCTGACGGCGCGCGTCAGCGGCGACTTCGCCGTCACGCATGGCGACCGGGTCTTCCTGACGCCGGACCCGCAGCGGCTGCACAAGTTTGACGAAAAGGGGCTGGCAATTCGATGA
- a CDS encoding carbohydrate ABC transporter permease, whose protein sequence is MARNVSTQRKLVTTVVAWTIGILIFFPILWTFLTSFKTEAQAIASPPAFLFFDWTTENYFEVQSRSDYFKHFMNSVVVSFGSTLLGLLIAIPSAWAMAFAPTKRTKDVLMWMLSTKMMPPVGVLVPMYLIFRNTGLLDTRTGLVIVLTLINLPIIIWMLYTYFKEIPGEILEAARMDGASLSKEIIYVLTPMAIPGIASTLLLNIILAWNEAFWTLNLSAAKAAPLTAFIASYSSPEGLFYAKLSAASTMAIAPILILGWFSQKQLVRGLTFGAVK, encoded by the coding sequence ATGGCACGCAATGTCTCGACCCAGCGCAAATTGGTCACCACGGTCGTGGCCTGGACGATCGGCATTCTGATCTTCTTTCCGATCCTCTGGACATTCCTGACGAGCTTCAAGACGGAGGCGCAGGCGATCGCATCGCCGCCGGCCTTCCTGTTCTTCGATTGGACCACGGAGAATTACTTCGAAGTTCAAAGCCGCTCGGACTACTTCAAGCACTTCATGAATTCGGTCGTCGTCTCCTTCGGTTCGACTCTGCTCGGCCTCCTGATCGCCATTCCGTCCGCCTGGGCGATGGCTTTTGCGCCGACAAAACGCACCAAGGACGTGCTGATGTGGATGCTCTCCACCAAGATGATGCCGCCGGTCGGCGTGCTGGTGCCGATGTATCTGATATTCCGCAATACTGGGCTCCTCGACACGCGCACCGGACTGGTGATCGTGCTGACGCTCATCAATCTGCCGATCATCATCTGGATGCTCTACACCTATTTCAAGGAAATCCCGGGGGAGATCCTCGAAGCGGCGCGCATGGATGGCGCCTCGCTCTCCAAGGAGATCATCTATGTGCTGACGCCGATGGCGATTCCCGGCATCGCCTCGACGCTGCTCCTCAACATCATCCTGGCCTGGAACGAGGCGTTCTGGACCTTGAATCTCAGCGCGGCAAAGGCGGCACCGCTCACTGCCTTCATCGCCTCCTATTCGAGCCCGGAAGGCCTCTTCTACGCGAAGCTGTCGGCTGCCTCGACGATGGCGATCGCCCCCATCCTCATTCTCGGCTGGTTCTCGCAGAAGCAGCTCGTGCGCGGCCTCACCTTCGGCGCGGTCAAATAA